The following are encoded in a window of Kitasatospora sp. NBC_01250 genomic DNA:
- a CDS encoding SDR family oxidoreductase: protein MSGQRVALVTGANRGAGRGIALALHAAGYRVIALNRTPGDAPEVEEVACDLSDPAALAEAVAEVHRRTDRLDVCVWNAAVRRLGAVADLDEESWSASVATNLLAPALLTRATLPLLRRSGGRYVFIGSHAGTRYFEGGAAYCSTKAALKALVEVLLLEERANGVRAVLVSPGAIANRDWDASPSKISTASFGSLVVDLVDRMPADLAVGEIEVRPAVLEQGPESGLARLQRV, encoded by the coding sequence GTGAGCGGGCAGCGCGTCGCCCTGGTCACCGGCGCCAACCGCGGCGCGGGGCGCGGCATCGCGCTCGCGCTGCACGCGGCCGGGTACCGCGTCATCGCCTTGAACCGCACGCCCGGTGACGCCCCGGAGGTCGAGGAGGTCGCCTGCGACCTGTCGGACCCGGCGGCGCTGGCCGAGGCCGTCGCCGAGGTGCACCGGCGCACCGACCGGCTCGACGTCTGCGTCTGGAACGCGGCGGTCCGCCGGCTCGGGGCCGTCGCGGACCTCGACGAGGAGTCCTGGTCGGCGAGCGTGGCCACCAACCTCCTCGCCCCCGCGCTGCTGACCCGGGCCACGCTGCCCCTGCTGCGCCGCTCGGGCGGCAGGTACGTCTTCATCGGCAGCCACGCCGGGACCCGGTACTTCGAGGGCGGGGCGGCATACTGCTCGACCAAGGCGGCGCTCAAGGCGCTGGTCGAGGTGCTGCTGCTGGAGGAGCGGGCGAACGGCGTGCGCGCGGTGCTCGTCTCGCCGGGAGCCATCGCCAACCGGGACTGGGACGCCTCGCCGAGCAAGATCTCCACCGCCTCGTTCGGCTCGCTCGTGGTCGACCTGGTCGACCGGATGCCGGCGGACCTCGCGGTGGGCGAGATCGAGGTGCGCCCCGCCGTGCTGGAGCAGGGGCCGGAGAGCGGACTGGCGCGGCTGCAGCGCGTTTGA
- a CDS encoding AAA family ATPase: MITGRRYAALDGHDGCGKSTLAQAVAERVGAQVLKPYPDSLGDHIAWLWGGERFAEADALARSSIERVLEKSDPARPVLFDRCWSTMFTVLPESYWQAWYPLCPTVLCHADTKVVMDRLAERGEDPGDFEEHEYYQRLYRSHAALSPDTLLLDTSERPFEACVTDIVEFLSW, translated from the coding sequence ATGATCACGGGACGCCGCTACGCCGCCCTGGACGGCCACGACGGCTGCGGGAAGTCGACCCTGGCGCAGGCTGTCGCCGAACGCGTCGGAGCGCAGGTCCTCAAGCCCTATCCGGACAGCCTCGGCGACCACATCGCCTGGCTGTGGGGAGGCGAGCGGTTCGCGGAGGCCGACGCGCTCGCCAGGTCGAGCATCGAGCGCGTGCTGGAGAAGTCCGACCCGGCGCGCCCGGTCCTGTTCGACCGGTGCTGGAGCACGATGTTCACGGTGCTGCCCGAGAGCTACTGGCAGGCCTGGTACCCGCTGTGCCCGACCGTGCTGTGCCACGCGGACACCAAGGTCGTCATGGACCGTCTCGCCGAGCGCGGCGAGGACCCGGGCGACTTCGAGGAGCACGAGTACTACCAGCGGCTGTACCGGTCCCACGCGGCCCTGTCGCCCGACACGCTCCTCCTCGACACGAGCGAGCGGCCGTTCGAGGCGTGCGTGACGGACATCGTGGAGTTCCTGTCATGGTAG
- a CDS encoding phosphoribosylaminoimidazolesuccinocarboxamide synthase, with protein MPADGEGAPDIVGRSKRLWRRADGTCDIEIIPSLRSYTYDRDELIPATAKLRLDFYQAAAARLAERGIRTVFRERLSDTSYRADFVPGPPFEVIVKNLATGSTTVKYPGLFPEGHRFEPPVVKFDFRIDPEDQPIGEDYLRAAGVDTEAYRRTALACNAALRDWLAPLDLWDFCLVIGDGPDGQPVINSEISPDCMRLRDPQGRPLDKDLFRQGAAAEEIVAAWTDLVRRITG; from the coding sequence GTGCCCGCCGACGGCGAGGGCGCCCCGGACATCGTCGGGCGCAGCAAGCGGCTGTGGCGCAGGGCGGACGGCACCTGCGACATCGAGATCATCCCCAGCCTGCGCAGCTACACCTACGACCGCGACGAGCTCATCCCGGCCACCGCCAAGCTGCGCCTGGACTTCTACCAGGCCGCCGCCGCCCGGCTCGCCGAGCGGGGGATCCGGACGGTCTTCCGGGAGCGCCTGAGCGACACCTCCTACCGCGCCGACTTCGTGCCCGGTCCGCCGTTCGAGGTCATCGTCAAGAACCTCGCGACGGGCTCCACCACCGTCAAGTACCCCGGCCTGTTCCCCGAGGGGCACCGCTTCGAGCCGCCGGTGGTGAAGTTCGACTTCCGCATCGACCCGGAGGACCAGCCCATCGGCGAGGACTACCTGCGGGCCGCCGGGGTCGACACCGAGGCGTACCGCCGCACGGCGCTGGCCTGCAACGCCGCGCTGCGCGACTGGCTCGCCCCGCTCGACCTGTGGGACTTCTGCCTGGTCATCGGCGACGGCCCGGACGGGCAGCCGGTCATCAACTCCGAGATCTCCCCCGACTGCATGCGGCTGCGCGACCCGCAGGGCCGCCCGTTGGACAAGGACCTGTTCCGGCAGGGCGCCGCCGCCGAGGAGATCGTGGCGGCCTGGACCGACCTGGTGCGCAGGATCACCGGGTGA
- a CDS encoding HAD hydrolase family protein — MDRVELLCTDLDGTLLDSRGQLSPGSLAALADARQAGLAVVCVTGRPVRDALGFTRRHGLTGPLVCSNGAVTVDAQSGALLLCRGFGAAECTEVVRALQTAVPGLVLGLESIGGLVLEEGFERLVPDCWPHRPVRTVRTAIRPDDPVVKILAIHADLTTGALEQQVADLVGDRLEVTRSTGRFVELSARGVDKGRALHWLGRHLSVATARTAAVGDMPNDLPMLRAAGLAAAVANADPRVRQAARIMLPSNDHDGVADLIHQLLD, encoded by the coding sequence GTGGACCGGGTTGAACTCCTCTGCACGGATCTGGACGGCACGCTGCTCGACTCCCGGGGGCAGCTGAGCCCCGGGAGTCTCGCGGCCCTCGCCGACGCCCGGCAGGCGGGGCTCGCGGTGGTCTGCGTCACCGGGCGACCGGTGCGCGACGCGCTGGGGTTCACCCGCCGCCACGGGCTGACCGGACCGCTGGTGTGCAGCAACGGCGCGGTGACCGTGGACGCGCAGAGCGGGGCCCTGCTGCTGTGCCGGGGCTTCGGGGCGGCGGAGTGCACCGAGGTGGTCCGCGCGCTGCAGACCGCGGTCCCCGGCCTGGTGCTGGGCCTGGAGTCGATCGGCGGGCTGGTGCTGGAGGAGGGGTTCGAGCGGCTCGTCCCGGACTGCTGGCCGCACCGCCCGGTCCGCACGGTGCGGACCGCGATCCGCCCGGACGACCCGGTGGTCAAGATCCTGGCGATCCACGCCGATCTGACGACGGGCGCGCTCGAACAGCAGGTCGCGGATCTGGTCGGCGACCGCCTGGAGGTCACCCGCTCGACCGGTCGCTTCGTGGAGCTCTCCGCACGGGGGGTGGACAAGGGCCGGGCCCTGCACTGGCTCGGCCGGCACCTGTCGGTGGCCACCGCGCGGACCGCGGCGGTCGGCGACATGCCGAACGACCTCCCGATGCTGCGCGCGGCGGGCCTGGCCGCCGCCGTGGCCAACGCGGACCCGCGGGTGCGGCAGGCCGCGCGGATCATGCTGCCGAGCAACGACCACGACGGAGTCGCCGACCTGATCCACCAGCTGCTGGACTGA
- a CDS encoding MFS transporter — protein sequence MPYLALLRRPHVVRLLASSLVGRLPGAMAALGIALTLRHEGYGYQLVGLTTGVFAAAGAVGGPVLGRLVDRTGQPRTLLASACLAAAGFALLAAVPGTPWAAVAGAAVAGAAAPPLEPCLRTLWPALVEAEEVESAYAVDAGAQELLFIAGPLVVAGMAACAPARFTLWAAALLGLLGSAGMATAAPSRNWAPAALPAAPHWLGPLRSKGLLLLLVALGGSGVAVGTFNVFAVAYAERYRPAGGAGTLLALSALGALVGALGYGALGTARWTAPAPAKAVLLATGMAGAYWLVALVPGPAGAGLIAVLTGVFFAPLLTVSFGLVGELAPAGTATEAFAWLVTFIGVGIALGAAVGGVALADGTLRSAAACGAAGATLGAAVLAVARGRLAVPAPVDPPAAAPLAEADAGSTGRS from the coding sequence ATGCCGTACCTGGCCCTGCTGCGAAGGCCGCACGTCGTGAGGCTGCTGGCCAGTTCCCTGGTCGGGCGGCTGCCCGGGGCGATGGCCGCCCTCGGCATCGCGCTGACGCTGCGCCACGAGGGCTACGGCTACCAGCTGGTGGGGTTGACCACGGGCGTGTTCGCGGCGGCGGGCGCGGTCGGCGGGCCGGTCCTGGGGCGGCTGGTGGACCGCACCGGCCAGCCCAGGACCTTGCTGGCATCCGCCTGCCTGGCGGCGGCGGGCTTCGCCCTGCTGGCCGCCGTCCCCGGCACGCCCTGGGCGGCCGTGGCCGGTGCGGCGGTGGCCGGCGCCGCCGCACCGCCGCTGGAGCCGTGCCTGCGGACCCTGTGGCCGGCCCTGGTCGAGGCCGAGGAGGTCGAGTCGGCCTACGCGGTCGACGCCGGCGCGCAGGAACTCCTCTTCATCGCCGGTCCGTTGGTCGTGGCGGGGATGGCCGCGTGCGCCCCGGCCAGGTTCACCCTGTGGGCCGCGGCGCTGCTCGGACTGCTCGGCTCCGCGGGGATGGCCACCGCGGCCCCCTCGCGGAACTGGGCGCCGGCCGCGCTGCCCGCCGCACCGCACTGGCTCGGCCCGCTGCGCAGCAAGGGCCTGCTGCTCCTGCTGGTCGCGCTCGGCGGGTCCGGCGTGGCGGTCGGCACGTTCAACGTCTTCGCGGTGGCCTACGCGGAGCGGTACCGACCGGCCGGCGGCGCGGGCACCCTGCTGGCGCTGTCGGCGCTCGGGGCGCTCGTCGGGGCGCTCGGCTACGGCGCGCTGGGCACGGCCCGCTGGACGGCGCCGGCCCCGGCCAAGGCGGTGCTGCTCGCCACCGGCATGGCCGGGGCGTACTGGCTGGTGGCGCTGGTCCCCGGGCCGGCCGGCGCCGGCCTGATCGCGGTGCTCACCGGTGTGTTCTTCGCACCCCTGCTGACCGTCTCCTTCGGCCTGGTCGGCGAGCTGGCACCGGCGGGAACCGCCACCGAGGCCTTCGCCTGGCTGGTCACCTTCATCGGCGTCGGCATCGCGCTGGGCGCGGCCGTGGGCGGGGTGGCCCTGGCCGACGGGACACTGCGCTCCGCGGCGGCCTGCGGCGCCGCCGGGGCGACCCTGGGCGCGGCCGTGCTCGCGGTCGCCAGGGGCCGCCTGGCGGTGCCGGCACCGGTCGACCCGCCGGCGGCGGCGCCACTGGCGGAGGCCGACGCCGGCTCGACGGGCAGGTCCTAG
- a CDS encoding DUF3533 domain-containing protein, whose amino-acid sequence MTTPPHPAPAQVRAGQVLRNPKAWYFPGGIVALLALLLSLLYLGGVADPNGNLHRLPIGLVNADRGATVAGRPANLGARITAGIAGAPDPKEQVSWRVLDPAGAQDQLASGRLDGVLEVPDGFTAAVEGLGATGPQPPAHPTVNVLTNPGVGSLASSLASSIAQTAAHQASLQLGGSLTSAAAASPQSGAPGGTQSGAARLLLADPIAVSVQVGHPIGSHSGLGLTAFYYTLLLVLSGFLGANIISNGVDVGLGYADSEIGPWHTRRPVVPINRTQTLLAKWGMSVGLAVVTTSLVMVGGIAIIGIDASHIPLLWVFSFCATSAVGLGVQAINAAFGGIGQLVSMFVFVAVALPSSGATIPLQALPTFYRWLAVFEPMRQLSDGTRAILYFDARADAGLVRAWVMIAIAVVLALAFGLAVTRYYDRKGLHRMVPTIV is encoded by the coding sequence CTGCTCTACCTGGGCGGTGTGGCGGACCCGAACGGCAACCTGCACCGGCTGCCGATCGGCCTGGTCAACGCCGACCGCGGCGCCACCGTGGCCGGCCGCCCGGCGAACCTCGGTGCCCGGATCACCGCCGGGATCGCCGGCGCCCCCGACCCGAAGGAGCAGGTCTCCTGGCGGGTGCTGGACCCGGCCGGCGCCCAGGACCAGCTGGCCTCGGGACGGCTGGACGGTGTCCTGGAGGTCCCCGACGGCTTCACCGCGGCGGTCGAAGGGCTCGGCGCCACCGGCCCCCAGCCGCCCGCGCACCCCACCGTGAACGTGCTGACCAACCCCGGGGTGGGCAGCCTGGCCTCCTCGCTGGCCAGCTCGATCGCCCAGACGGCCGCCCACCAGGCCTCGCTGCAGCTCGGCGGGTCGCTGACCTCCGCCGCGGCCGCCTCGCCGCAGAGCGGCGCACCGGGCGGAACGCAGAGCGGCGCGGCCCGCCTGCTGCTCGCCGACCCGATCGCCGTCTCGGTCCAGGTCGGCCATCCGATCGGCTCCCACAGCGGGCTGGGGCTGACCGCGTTCTACTACACCCTGCTGCTGGTGCTCTCCGGCTTCCTGGGTGCCAACATCATCAGCAACGGCGTCGACGTCGGCCTCGGCTACGCCGACAGCGAGATCGGCCCCTGGCACACCCGCCGTCCCGTGGTGCCGATCAACCGCACCCAGACGCTGCTCGCCAAGTGGGGCATGTCGGTGGGGCTCGCCGTGGTGACCACCTCGCTGGTGATGGTCGGCGGCATCGCGATCATCGGCATCGACGCCTCGCACATCCCGCTGCTCTGGGTCTTCTCGTTCTGCGCGACCTCGGCGGTGGGCCTCGGCGTGCAGGCCATCAACGCGGCGTTCGGCGGCATCGGACAGCTCGTCAGCATGTTCGTCTTCGTCGCGGTCGCGCTGCCCTCCTCGGGGGCGACGATCCCGCTGCAGGCGCTGCCCACCTTCTACCGCTGGCTGGCCGTCTTCGAGCCGATGCGCCAGCTCAGCGACGGCACCCGGGCGATCCTCTACTTCGACGCCCGGGCCGATGCCGGACTCGTCCGTGCCTGGGTGATGATCGCCATCGCCGTGGTGCTGGCGCTGGCCTTCGGGCTGGCCGTCACCCGCTACTACGACCGCAAGGGCCTGCACCGGATGGTCCCCACGATCGTCTGA